A region from the Phycisphaeraceae bacterium genome encodes:
- a CDS encoding aldo/keto reductase produces MKYRALGKTGVKVSEVGLGTWQLGGGGWGDGTFAEDEALAILRRSVDLGINFFDTADVYGDGKSEQTIGRFLKETKGKVHVATKLGRRIWVESGWPKSFSVDLARRYTQDSLKKLGVETIFLQQWHCIPTEMLKSGEAFAALEQLKKEGLIQNWGCSIESVEEAMICMNNPGCATLQVIFNLFRQKLVDELLPRAKAANVGILARVPLASGLLSGKFKSGHRFNDKDHRHFNADGQKFNVGETFAGVPFEQGVAFARKMEEILKPDASSSMAQKALRWVLDHDAISTVIPGATKLSQAESNAAASDLAPLGAATHQSLRDLYKREIAQTIRGKY; encoded by the coding sequence ATGAAATACCGCGCACTCGGAAAGACCGGCGTGAAAGTTTCGGAAGTGGGGCTGGGTACCTGGCAGCTTGGCGGCGGTGGTTGGGGAGACGGCACCTTCGCGGAAGATGAGGCTCTGGCGATCCTGCGCCGCTCCGTCGATCTGGGGATCAACTTCTTCGACACCGCTGATGTTTACGGCGACGGCAAGAGCGAACAGACCATCGGCCGATTCCTCAAGGAAACCAAAGGCAAGGTTCACGTCGCCACCAAGCTCGGCCGCAGAATCTGGGTCGAAAGCGGATGGCCTAAATCCTTCTCCGTCGATCTGGCGCGCCGCTACACGCAGGACTCACTGAAAAAGCTCGGCGTCGAAACCATCTTCCTCCAGCAATGGCATTGCATCCCGACCGAGATGCTCAAAAGCGGTGAAGCCTTCGCTGCGCTTGAGCAACTCAAAAAGGAAGGTCTGATCCAGAACTGGGGTTGCAGCATCGAGTCGGTCGAGGAAGCGATGATCTGCATGAATAATCCCGGCTGCGCGACGCTTCAAGTGATCTTCAATCTTTTCCGTCAAAAGCTGGTGGATGAGCTTCTGCCGCGGGCGAAGGCAGCCAACGTCGGCATCCTCGCGCGCGTGCCGCTGGCCAGCGGACTGCTTTCGGGTAAGTTCAAGTCCGGCCACCGCTTCAACGACAAGGACCACCGCCACTTCAACGCGGACGGCCAGAAATTCAACGTCGGCGAAACTTTCGCCGGAGTGCCCTTTGAACAGGGCGTCGCTTTCGCACGAAAAATGGAGGAAATCCTCAAACCCGACGCTTCCTCCTCGATGGCGCAGAAAGCTCTCCGCTGGGTACTTGACCACGACGCGATTTCCACGGTGATTCCCGGAGCGACGAAGCTGTCACAGGCCGAATCGAACGCCGCTGCCTCCGACCTGGCTCCGCTGGGTGCCGCAACGCATCAGTCGCTGCGCGACCTCTACAAGCGTGAGATCGCCCAGACGATCCGCGGGAAGTATTGA